From Pirellulales bacterium, the proteins below share one genomic window:
- a CDS encoding type II toxin-antitoxin system ParD family antitoxin — MPEAMPSHQIELTDHFDEFVATQIATGRFRDASEVLRAGLSLLELQAREDEERLAELRRLAEEGFKDIEEGRGIEFDSPEELREFISEIGRRARRKAAGFERTAGL, encoded by the coding sequence GTGCCTGAGGCTATGCCAAGTCACCAGATCGAATTGACCGATCACTTCGATGAATTCGTCGCGACTCAAATCGCGACGGGACGATTTCGCGATGCCAGCGAGGTATTGCGCGCCGGTCTCTCGTTGCTCGAGCTACAAGCGCGCGAAGACGAGGAGAGGCTGGCCGAACTGCGCCGACTGGCCGAGGAAGGATTCAAGGACATTGAGGAAGGGCGCGGCATTGAATTCGATAGTCCGGAAGAACTAAGAGAGTTCATTTCTGAAATCGGACGACGCGCAAGACGTAAAGCAGCAGGATTTGAACGAACGGCTGGACTTTAG